The following proteins are co-located in the Castanea sativa cultivar Marrone di Chiusa Pesio chromosome 8, ASM4071231v1 genome:
- the LOC142607008 gene encoding uncharacterized protein LOC142607008 isoform X1, producing MDEYCKRSGQIPAFGDWDNANELPITQYFECARQAGLIRYSSSSSGETDHRPYVRGDLYAVDFNKPSRSVPPSRKTTRERGDGGVREREREKRYNHNYHPQQKVKTAKKVCDVTEPSTKTTHTAAATTTQNDAVPPPPASKSIDEDLYKIPPELLLHTSKRKKMLGFFSKCLAPACAA from the exons atGGAT GAATATTGTAAGAGGAGTGGACAAATCCCGGCGTTTGGGGACTGGGATAACGCAAACGAGCTGCCAATCACTCAGTATTTCGAGTGTGCAAGACAGGCCGGTTTGATTCGCTACAGTAGTTCTTCCTCCGGAGAGACTGATCATCGTCCTTACGTGCGTGGCGACTTGTACGCCGTTGATTTCAACAAACCATCTCGCTCTGTCCCTCCTTCACgcaag ACGACAAGGGAGAGGGGTGATGGTGGtgtaagagaaagagaaagagaaaagcgATATAATCATAATTATCATCCGCAACAAAAGGTGAAAACTGCCAAGAAGGTTTGTGACGTGACGGAACCGTCAACTAAAACCACTCACACTGCTGCCGCTACTACTACTCAGAACGACGCCGTTCCACCTCCTCCTGCTTCAAAATCCATTGATGAAGATCTCTACAAAATCCCTCCTGAGCTCCTCCTCCACACTTCTAAGCGG aaaaaaaTGCTGGGATTCTTTTCAAAATGCCTGGCACCGGCCTGCGCTGCATGA
- the LOC142607008 gene encoding uncharacterized protein LOC142607008 isoform X2 — MDEYCKRSGQIPAFGDWDNANELPITQYFECARQAGLIRYSSSSSGETDHRPYVRGDLYAVDFNKPSRSVPPSRKTTRERGDGGVREREREKRYNHNYHPQQKVKTAKKVCDVTEPSTKTTHTAAATTTQNDAVPPPPASKSIDEDLYKIPPELLLHTSKRESCFVHHLLCKQPI; from the exons atGGAT GAATATTGTAAGAGGAGTGGACAAATCCCGGCGTTTGGGGACTGGGATAACGCAAACGAGCTGCCAATCACTCAGTATTTCGAGTGTGCAAGACAGGCCGGTTTGATTCGCTACAGTAGTTCTTCCTCCGGAGAGACTGATCATCGTCCTTACGTGCGTGGCGACTTGTACGCCGTTGATTTCAACAAACCATCTCGCTCTGTCCCTCCTTCACgcaag ACGACAAGGGAGAGGGGTGATGGTGGtgtaagagaaagagaaagagaaaagcgATATAATCATAATTATCATCCGCAACAAAAGGTGAAAACTGCCAAGAAGGTTTGTGACGTGACGGAACCGTCAACTAAAACCACTCACACTGCTGCCGCTACTACTACTCAGAACGACGCCGTTCCACCTCCTCCTGCTTCAAAATCCATTGATGAAGATCTCTACAAAATCCCTCCTGAGCTCCTCCTCCACACTTCTAAGCGG GAATCTTGCTTTGTGCACCACTTGCTTTGTAAACAGCCCATTTAG